GGGTCGATCGGAAGTGACATGGTCGTGCCTTCGGCCCCGGTCCTAAAAACCTGACTCCCACCGGCAACGGGTCGACGGGGTCACAGGGGGATCGGCAGCCACTCGAGCCACCGGAGCGCGGGCTCTGGATCGAACAGCGGGTCGTGAAGGACGAGCCAGTCGAGCAACACGAGCCCCGCGCCGTGGGCGATCACCGAGGGGAGAATGGAGTTCGACTTGTAGTCGACGGCGCCGAAGAGGACGTCCGTCGGCCCCGACAGCAGGAACTCGATCGGCGGCTTCGATGCGTGGTGGATCATGTAGACGATGGGGCTGATGAACACCGCCTTGAACCCGATGTCCTTGACGCCGACGCAGAGCAGTCCCCGGTAGTAGGTTTCGGCGGCCAGCGCGAGCATGAACAGCATGGCCGCGTGGGGGATGAACTCCTCGGGGGCGGCCGAGGTCTCCCAGATCGGGTAGAACTCGCGGATCGTCGGCAGCGTCGATCCCACGAGGTAAAAGGGGAGGACGAACATCGAGAGCAAAACGGCGTTCCGGACCGCGAGCCGGTCGACTCGCCAGCCGATCGTTCGACCGTGTGAGAACCCGAGCGCGAGCGGCCCGACGATGAGGAGCAGACTGTCGACGACGACCCGCGGACCGAGCTCTCGGGGGACGAACTGCATCCACAGCAGCGTCAACACCGCGCCCGTCAGCAACGACTTCTGAAACCAGGAGAGTTCGCCGAACAGGCCACGAACCCGACTGCCCGCGTCGTGATGTTCGGGTTCGTCCGACACGTTACTCGTCTGCGGTTCGGACCGGGCCGGTGCCGATCACGTCACGGACGTGGGTTTCGAACTCCTGGCGGCGCTCGAAGTACGTCTCGTCGATCGACGCGATCACGTCCGAGAGTTCCCGCGGGCCGTCGGGCGTCCGGATCACGCTCTCCCCCTCGAGGCGGGCGACTTCGCTCTTCTGCTGGGGCCAGGTCAGCCGGGAGGTCACGCGAGCGAGCGGTGCGCCCTCGACGGGCGTCTCCTCACCCAGTTCGACGGCGGGTGCGTCGTCTTCCTCGTCACTCATGGACGAGCGTTCGCAAGCCCGTCGATTCAACCTTTCGTTTCGACCGAATCGCTCGCTCGAGCGGTCGGCCGGCGGCGTTCACCTCAGATAAAAATCACGTGTCTGACGTATTGTTTTGTGGAATGACTGTGTACGTCTCGAGTATGACCAGTCTGGCGGAGGCGTACGAAGGGAACGCACGGGAGGTGGCAAGCCTCCGACGAGTGTACACCGGGTTCGGGCTGGTGGTTCTTGGTGCGACGCTCGCGGTGCTCGCGATCCTCGTCGCGACGACGGAGCTCTTCGCGGGCGTCCTGACCGGCGAGTTCGCTACCCGGCGGTACGGTGGAATCCTGGGCGGTCTCGCCGTCCCTGTCGCCCTCGTCGGCGTGTTCACCGTCCTGCCGACCGGACGACGCATCCGTGCAGCGGCCGCGATCAGCGCGACGATCTGTCTGCTCGGGGTCGCACTGTTCGCCTACGCCTACCCCTCACACTGGGACGGCCACGGCCAGGATCTCACGCTGCTCGTCTCCGCGGTCTACCTCCTCGGACTGTTCACCGCCGTCTGGTGTCTGTTCACCGCCGTCGTCAACTTCAAGACCCGCAACGACCCCGGCGGCACCCTCGAGATGCACGTCACCCGCCGCGGCGAGACGAAGATCGTCGAGGTCGAGGGCTCGAGAAGCGGCCTGGGCGGCATCGGCTTCCTCGGCAACACGCCCGACGGAGAGGTCGAAACGCAGACGAATGTCGACGCGGGGTCGACCGGCCGGCGCACGAGCGGCAACCGATCACGGGACCGCCGGAGCGCCGCGGCGAGCGACGGCGGTTCGACCGCCGGAATCCGGTCGCCGCTCGACGAGCGCGCGCCCGACCGCGACGGCACCGACGCCGAGATCGTCGACGGTCCCGAAACCCCGTCGCCGGCGGACCGCTACTGCGGCAACTGTCGCCACTTCGAGTACGTCCGAACGGAGTCGGGGATGACGCCCTACTGCCGGGACCGCGGCGAGACGATGAACGACATGGACGCCTGCGAGGAGTGGACGCCGAATCGGCCCTGACCTCGACACGATTGGCGGGCGGCTTATTGCGTGGCCAGTGCAGAGAGTGCGCGTACGGCAGTGGGCTCGAGAATCACGATCACCGTTCACGGGGTCTATCCCTGGCTCTCCGCCGGGAGGCCCTTATACCTGCCCGAGAGAGCGACAGTATGACCCTGAAAGAGAGCCTTTTGAGCGGCCTCGTCGCGTTTCTCGCCGCAGCTGTCGTCGCCAGTCTCGTCGGCGGGACGCGACTCGGGACGCGAATCGGCCTCCTGACCGGGGCGTCGGTGGCCCTGAGCACCTGGGTGTCCAGTCGTCGGAGCGCGGCGGAAACCGAACCCGCAGACGAAGTCGCGTAGTGGCGGCTCCGTTCACACGACTGGTACAACCGATCGTCGTCTTCCGACCCCGAGCGGCTATCGAGTGGCGCTCGAGGCGAGCGACCGGCCGGCCGTCGAAACCTCCTCGCTCGCGGCGACGATGCGAGCGGTACGATCGGTCGGCCGGACGGCGTCGCCGTCGGCCGCCAGAATCCCCTCGTCGACCAGCCTGGGCAGCCGGGAGTGAACCAGTTCCAGGCGGATGGTGTCCGAATCCGCGTCCTCGAGCGCGGCCAGCCGAGGGGCCAGCGTCTCGACCTCGAGCGGGTCCGGCGCGCGGACCACGGTTCGAACGACGTTCCACAGCCGCGGCTCCGCCGCGAGCGTCGCGAACGCCCGTGCATCGGCGGACAGTCGCGCCCCGTCGCCGGCCGCCGCCTCGCCGGGTCGCTCGTCGACGGTCTCGGCGACGAGCGGCGTTCGGGCGCTCGAGATTCCGGCGAACAGCGCGACGAACCCGCCGCCGAGGGCGCCGAGCAGGACGAGGAGTCCGGGCTTTGCGACGGTCGAACTGGCGAGCAGTTCGGCGGTCACGTAGCCACCGAAGAGCACGCCTGCGGCGATCGTTCCGGTGAGATACCACGTCGCGACCCGCTGGCGCGCATCGCGGGTGCCGTGTTTTGCGAGCCAGTAGCCGCCGTACACGGTCGCCGCTGCCGGGAGGACGACGAGCGCGAATTCGACCGTCCACGCGGCGATCGGCTCGGGATGCGTGCCCAGGTACGCGAGACCGGCGATGCCGAGTACGGCACCGGTCGCCGCGATGGCTCCCGAGAACGTATCGAACTGTGCGCCCGGCCGTGGTCGACCGACAGATGTTGTCATGGGCGTTCAGGAGAGGCTCTCTCGCCGGCCGTTATCACCTTTTCTCAGAAGAGAAGCTGACACTCACGACGGAACCCTCCTCCGGCCGAGACTGGCGGAGTCGCTCACTACGCCGCTCGAGCCGAATCGAAGGAACACACCCGCTCTCGAAGACGTGGCGGAAAGGAGACTATTCACGCGTTCTTATAAACCCGTCTCCGCACGCTGGCAGCACTGTATTGCTCACTGCTACCACACTCCACTCATCCATGTTCGACCAGGATGCGTGGAAACAGGGGGAGCAACGAACACACCGTGTCGAGAGCGCGGAGTCGGTACAGACGATCGACGACGTCGAACTCGCCGAGATCAGGGGCCGGCCCGTCACGAAGTTCGCCGTCGCGTTCGCCATCGGCTTTCTCTTCTTTCTCGTTCCGGTCCCCTGGGGCGAGCAGATCACGGTTCCGTTCGACATCGTGGTCAGCACGATCACGGACTCGTTCCCGACGCTCGCAGGAGTGTACGCGCTTCTCTTGATCCTCGCTGGAGGAATCCTGACGACGGTCGCGGAGCTTCGAAAGCGAGGCGTTCTCGACGTTTCCGAACGGACGGCAACGCGATTGACGCTCCCGTACTGGGAGACTGCCCCGGCGTTCTGGATACTTCGCGTCGCCGGCGCGATCCTGGCGACCCTGGTGTTTCTCGAGGTCGGTCCCGCGTGGCTCTACGCACCCGGGACGGGCGGATTGGTCTGGGGGACGCTGATCCTCAGCGTCGCGGTGATCATTCCGATCGGGGCGGTCTTCGTCAACCTCTTCGTCGAACTCGGGGACCTCGAGTTCGTGGGAACGATGGCGCGACCGGGATCTCGTCGTCCTGTTCGTCATACGGACGGTTATCCTCGTCCCCGTCATCGCCGCCATCACGCACCTCGTCGCCGCCGCCGGGCTGCTGTAGCTCAGATGCCGAGCGCCTGACGGCCGATCTCGTGGGCCCACTCCGGGGCCATGTAGATGAGCAGGGCCGCGGCGACCAGTTCGGCCACGGTGACCGCGACCATCACGACGTCTGCGAGTCGGCTCTTGACGGCGACGCCGGTCGGGAGGCCGAACTCGCGCTTCCAGACGGGGTAGAACAGCGCGATGCCGCGCTTGCTGCCGGCGACGTCGAGGATGTAGTGAGTCAGGATGCCGATCCAGACGAACTGGAGGTTGTCGAAGTAGAGCGGAAACGCCACGAACGCGGCGAGCACCGGCAGGTTGTGCAGGGTCTTCCGGTGGCGGCCGAAGGCGGTGTCGACGTCCGGAAACAGCGCCCCGAGCATCACCGGAACCCCGATCGCGACGATCATCGCGAACGTCGTCTCGTCGCCCGCCGGCTCGAGGAGATACCCCAGTCCAATGCTCAACAACACGGCGTTGAGAACGTGCCCCCGCTTGTTCATCACCCCCACCTGGTCGGGGAACCACCGAATAACTTTCTCTCGAGCCGAACTATTCCGGCGCCTCCTCGACGGCCTCGAGTAAGTCCGCGAGCGCGCGGTCGACGGTCTTCGCGCGGACGGCCGCCCGATCGCCGTCGAAGACGTAGCGCGAGGCGGTCGCGTACGACGACTCGCTGCCCCACGGACCGGCGTAGGCGACGCCGACGTAGACGGTGCCCACGGGGTCGTCCTCGGTGCCACCGGTGGGGCCGGCGACGCCCGTCGTCGCGACCCCCCAGGTCACGTCCGAGACGTCGCGAACGCCGCGGGCCATCTCGAGGGCGACGGGCTCTGAGACGGCGCCGTGTTCGTCGAGGGACTCCCGGCTCACCCCGAGGTGGCGGCGCTTGGCGTCGTAGGCGTAGGTCGTCAGCCCGGCGTCGAAGTAGTCGCTCGCCCCCGGGACCGCGGTGACCGCGGCGCCGATGAGTCCGCCGGTGCAGGACTCCGCGACGGCCAGCGTCTCCTCCCGGTCGCGCAGGGCGTCCGCGACGCGCATCGGTAGCTCGCGGTCGATGTCGTCGTTCATGAGTCACTCGAGGCGCGCCGGCGTTGTCAAACGTTGGGCTTGCGCCCGAGCGGCTGTCGGTCGATCAGACCGTGTCCCTGTCGGTGTAGGTCCACCGGTTCGCGATCAGCCCGTCGGCGTCGAACTCGTGGTGGTCGGCGAAGCCGAAGGCGACTCGATCGCCACCCTGGACGCCGGAGAAGCGCCCGCGGACGGCGACGTGACGGCCGTCGACGAGCACGTGGACGACCTCGTGGCTGCCGTCCTCGAGCGGTCGGTCCCGCTCGTAGAACGCGCGCAGCGCCTCGATTCCCTCGATCGCCGCCTGCCCCGGCCGGTCGTAGCGAACGTCGTCGGCGAACAGTTCGAGCAATCCCTCAACGTCCTCGCGATCGACGCGGTCGTAGTACTCGCGGACGACGGCCTCGGGGTCGACGCCTGGCTTCCCGGTTTCGGTATCTGCCATGCGTAACCAGACGGTGGCGAGGGGTATGGGCGTTTGTCCTCGGGGGGATCGTGGAGTGTCGAAAGAACCACGGTTCGCGCCCGCGCAGGGACGCCCATGGAGTACGAGACGCCGCTTTTCTTCCACGTGATGGGGTACGCGGCCCGCGCGGAGCGGGACGTGATCGACATGGTGAGCGGGAACCCCGACTGGGAGCCGCCCGAGGCGCTCCGGGACGGACTGCGCGAGTACGCCGACCTCGAGCCCGAGCAGTTCCAGTACCCGCCGAGCGACGGCCTCTACGAGTTGCGCGAGGAGATCGCCGAACGACGCGGCGTCGACGTCGACCGGGTCATCATCACCCACGGGGCCGGCGAGGCCAACTACCTCGCGATGGCGCGGGCGCTCGAGCGCGAGGCGGGGACCGAGTTCGTCCTCACTGACCCCGTCTACCCCTACTACCCCGGCAAGGCGGCGATGCTCGGCGCCACCGCGCGCTTCGTGCCGACGGCCGACGACGGCCGACTCGATCCGGACGCCGTCCGGGCGGCTGCGAGCGAGGAGACCGCGGCGATCGTCGCCAACTCGCCGAACAACCCGACCGGAGCGGTCTACCCCGAAGAAACGGTGCGCGAACTCGTCGAGATCGCCGAGGAGCACGACGCGATCCTGGTCAGCGACGAGGTGTACGACCACTTCGACCTCTCCGGGGCGTTCGCGAGCGCCCTGCAGTTCGACTCCGATCACTGCATCGTCACCAACGCCTTCTCGAAGTCGATGGCGATCACGGGGTTTCGGGTCGGCTACGCCGTCTTCCCGCCCGAGCTCGTCGAGAACGCCCGGAGCCGACACATGCTGGTCAACGTCGCCGGCAGCCGTCCC
Above is a genomic segment from Natrononativus amylolyticus containing:
- a CDS encoding CPBP family glutamic-type intramembrane protease codes for the protein MSDEPEHHDAGSRVRGLFGELSWFQKSLLTGAVLTLLWMQFVPRELGPRVVVDSLLLIVGPLALGFSHGRTIGWRVDRLAVRNAVLLSMFVLPFYLVGSTLPTIREFYPIWETSAAPEEFIPHAAMLFMLALAAETYYRGLLCVGVKDIGFKAVFISPIVYMIHHASKPPIEFLLSGPTDVLFGAVDYKSNSILPSVIAHGAGLVLLDWLVLHDPLFDPEPALRWLEWLPIPL
- a CDS encoding DUF5789 family protein, which gives rise to MSDEEDDAPAVELGEETPVEGAPLARVTSRLTWPQQKSEVARLEGESVIRTPDGPRELSDVIASIDETYFERRQEFETHVRDVIGTGPVRTADE
- a CDS encoding DUF7139 domain-containing protein, coding for MTSLAEAYEGNAREVASLRRVYTGFGLVVLGATLAVLAILVATTELFAGVLTGEFATRRYGGILGGLAVPVALVGVFTVLPTGRRIRAAAAISATICLLGVALFAYAYPSHWDGHGQDLTLLVSAVYLLGLFTAVWCLFTAVVNFKTRNDPGGTLEMHVTRRGETKIVEVEGSRSGLGGIGFLGNTPDGEVETQTNVDAGSTGRRTSGNRSRDRRSAAASDGGSTAGIRSPLDERAPDRDGTDAEIVDGPETPSPADRYCGNCRHFEYVRTESGMTPYCRDRGETMNDMDACEEWTPNRP
- a CDS encoding metal-dependent hydrolase; translated protein: MNKRGHVLNAVLLSIGLGYLLEPAGDETTFAMIVAIGVPVMLGALFPDVDTAFGRHRKTLHNLPVLAAFVAFPLYFDNLQFVWIGILTHYILDVAGSKRGIALFYPVWKREFGLPTGVAVKSRLADVVMVAVTVAELVAAALLIYMAPEWAHEIGRQALGI
- a CDS encoding CinA family protein produces the protein MNDDIDRELPMRVADALRDREETLAVAESCTGGLIGAAVTAVPGASDYFDAGLTTYAYDAKRRHLGVSRESLDEHGAVSEPVALEMARGVRDVSDVTWGVATTGVAGPTGGTEDDPVGTVYVGVAYAGPWGSESSYATASRYVFDGDRAAVRAKTVDRALADLLEAVEEAPE
- a CDS encoding nuclear transport factor 2 family protein: MADTETGKPGVDPEAVVREYYDRVDREDVEGLLELFADDVRYDRPGQAAIEGIEALRAFYERDRPLEDGSHEVVHVLVDGRHVAVRGRFSGVQGGDRVAFGFADHHEFDADGLIANRWTYTDRDTV
- a CDS encoding pyridoxal phosphate-dependent aminotransferase, with amino-acid sequence MEYETPLFFHVMGYAARAERDVIDMVSGNPDWEPPEALRDGLREYADLEPEQFQYPPSDGLYELREEIAERRGVDVDRVIITHGAGEANYLAMARALEREAGTEFVLTDPVYPYYPGKAAMLGATARFVPTADDGRLDPDAVRAAASEETAAIVANSPNNPTGAVYPEETVRELVEIAEEHDAILVSDEVYDHFDLSGAFASALQFDSDHCIVTNAFSKSMAITGFRVGYAVFPPELVENARSRHMLVNVAGSRPSQYAVLRALRETDPAYYEANRELLTERVETFTDALDAAGADYSRPEGSFYVMARFEGYPGTLENVERLIDEAGVAGMPGEAFGSSREDWLRFALVTPRVEEAAARLADYFE